A stretch of Gammaproteobacteria bacterium DNA encodes these proteins:
- a CDS encoding Mov34/MPN/PAD-1 family protein, with translation MSLSWRCRDFRQVLVLSDEVLSYVRAHRQLEHCANEAGGQLFGVVSPQEVLITVATGPYAEDTRSRFSYRSSPQAANAAIETQEGGGLSYLGEWHTHAEGRPTPSSYDKATMSAISKKSTLRAGAATMLIVGQSDTTDGLYVGTFEKGRFRRWLAESGGKTNDGLMHRLWEIFR, from the coding sequence ATGAGCCTGTCTTGGCGCTGCCGTGACTTCCGGCAGGTACTCGTCCTATCGGATGAAGTGCTTTCGTACGTTCGTGCGCACAGGCAGCTCGAACACTGTGCAAATGAAGCCGGAGGGCAACTCTTCGGCGTGGTTAGCCCGCAGGAAGTGTTGATAACTGTTGCGACCGGCCCCTATGCCGAAGATACGCGATCGAGATTTAGCTACCGTTCTTCCCCTCAAGCCGCAAATGCAGCAATCGAGACCCAGGAGGGCGGCGGACTCTCTTACCTTGGTGAGTGGCACACTCACGCCGAAGGCAGACCAACGCCGTCGTCGTACGACAAGGCGACGATGTCTGCGATATCCAAGAAGTCCACGCTGCGTGCCGGCGCAGCTACGATGCTGATCGTTGGCCAGTCGGATACCACAGACGGGTTGTATGTCGGAACTTTCGAGAAGGGCCGGTTCCGTCGCTGGCTAGCGGAATCCGGAGGTAAGACCAATGACGGGCTGATGCACC